The Corynebacterium pseudopelargi genome contains a region encoding:
- a CDS encoding metallopeptidase family protein, whose amino-acid sequence MRASKDRHGRGVRGPLFPTAVPRFRTRRELFDAAVLRAYAPIHDRWREQLSHLDIAVDTIPRMRLNTEASLIPEEITADGIVPLGRVIPAGIDQHGRPTRARIVMFRMPIEQRSSDAVELDALLRKVLTSLVATYLNLSPKDIDPDFAED is encoded by the coding sequence ATGCGCGCGTCAAAGGATCGTCATGGCCGAGGGGTTCGCGGCCCCTTATTCCCCACTGCGGTGCCTCGTTTTCGCACGCGCAGGGAGCTTTTCGACGCCGCCGTGCTACGTGCCTACGCGCCCATCCACGATCGCTGGCGTGAGCAATTAAGCCATTTGGATATTGCGGTAGACACCATCCCGAGGATGCGTTTAAACACCGAGGCTTCGCTAATCCCAGAGGAGATCACCGCCGATGGCATCGTGCCCCTTGGGCGCGTGATTCCGGCTGGCATTGATCAACACGGACGCCCCACCAGGGCGCGGATCGTGATGTTTCGTATGCCAATTGAGCAGCGAAGCAGCGATGCGGTGGAATTAGATGCCTTGCTGCGCAAAGTGCTGACCTCTTTGGTGGCTACCTACTTAAACCTCAGCCCGAAAGATATTGATCCAGACTTTGCAGAGGACTAG
- a CDS encoding LCP family protein: MSNNMRRNRDIRPAPQLERTRGQQGPRSLRTVLAVLSVLVLALSGAGYFTVGKLGNTLASAGNLSLGEAKGVKEAADGATDILLVGSDSRSDAQGNALTPEEIEMLHAGDEQNDNTDTIMLIRVPNDGSSATAISIPRDTYIHDEEFGDMKINGVYKAYKDQKRQDLLEEGVSDDRTVEQQATQAGRQGLIREVADLSGVTIDHYAEVGLLGFVLLTDAVGGVEVCLNEPTYDEFSGADFPAGVQTLNGAQALAFVRQRHGLPRGDLDRIVRQQAFMASLVNKVLSTGTLTNPQALNNMANAVERSVVIDEDWDIMSFANQLQNLAGGNVKFNTIPVTSIDGTGTYGESVVTIDQDQVRGFFDSLLGNGAPSEEQAQKSKVNVYNATTTEGLAGTVAQYVRTQGMSIGETGNEQERTDSVILAHDKDDEVAQELSQKLGLPVEEDREQPKDAVSVIVGFDYAGPQEQAPEAEEENTEASTTVGEPGADAGEAIVGPEIDAGGEGPRCVN, from the coding sequence ATGAGCAATAACATGCGCCGAAACCGCGATATTCGGCCGGCACCACAGCTAGAGCGCACCCGTGGCCAACAAGGCCCGCGGAGCCTGCGCACCGTATTAGCTGTGCTCAGCGTTTTGGTTTTGGCGCTTTCTGGCGCCGGTTATTTCACCGTGGGCAAGTTGGGCAATACCCTCGCTTCTGCCGGCAACCTCTCTTTGGGTGAGGCCAAGGGCGTGAAAGAGGCGGCCGATGGCGCCACCGATATTTTGCTTGTGGGATCCGATTCTCGTAGCGATGCACAGGGCAATGCGCTCACGCCGGAAGAAATTGAGATGCTGCATGCCGGTGATGAGCAAAATGACAACACCGACACGATCATGTTGATCCGTGTGCCCAACGACGGCAGTTCCGCCACCGCCATTTCTATTCCGCGCGATACCTATATCCACGACGAGGAGTTCGGGGATATGAAGATCAACGGCGTGTATAAGGCCTATAAGGACCAAAAGCGCCAGGATCTGCTCGAAGAAGGAGTGAGCGATGATCGCACGGTTGAACAGCAGGCCACCCAGGCTGGCCGCCAGGGCTTGATCCGTGAGGTAGCAGACCTTTCCGGTGTCACCATTGACCACTATGCCGAGGTTGGTCTTTTGGGCTTTGTTTTGCTTACCGACGCAGTGGGTGGCGTTGAGGTCTGTCTGAATGAACCAACCTATGATGAATTCTCCGGCGCCGATTTCCCCGCCGGTGTGCAAACACTCAATGGTGCCCAAGCCCTTGCCTTTGTGCGCCAGCGTCATGGCCTTCCCCGCGGCGACCTCGATCGCATTGTGCGCCAGCAGGCCTTCATGGCTTCTTTGGTAAATAAGGTGCTGTCTACCGGCACGCTGACCAACCCCCAGGCACTGAACAATATGGCCAATGCTGTGGAGCGTTCCGTGGTCATTGACGAGGACTGGGACATCATGAGCTTTGCCAACCAGTTGCAAAACCTTGCCGGTGGCAACGTGAAGTTCAATACCATCCCCGTGACCTCCATCGACGGCACTGGCACCTATGGCGAATCCGTGGTGACCATCGACCAAGACCAGGTTCGTGGCTTCTTCGATTCCCTGCTGGGCAATGGCGCCCCTTCAGAAGAACAAGCCCAGAAGTCGAAGGTGAACGTCTACAACGCCACCACCACCGAGGGCTTGGCTGGCACCGTGGCGCAGTATGTGCGCACCCAGGGCATGAGCATTGGCGAGACGGGCAATGAGCAAGAGCGCACCGATTCGGTCATCCTCGCCCACGATAAAGACGATGAGGTGGCCCAGGAATTAAGCCAGAAGCTCGGCTTGCCGGTGGAAGAAGACCGCGAGCAGCCTAAAGATGCCGTCAGCGTGATCGTGGGCTTTGATTATGCAGGCCCACAGGAACAAGCCCCGGAGGCAGAAGAAGAAAACACCGAGGCCTCTACCACCGTTGGCGAGCCCGGTGCCGATGCCGGCGAGGCCATCGTTGGCCCTGAAATTGATGCCGGTGGCGAAGGTCCACGCTGCGTGAACTAG
- a CDS encoding DUF4259 domain-containing protein → MSGWEAEVFEVESNIDLLDELADLDSESIVEEVSDLVRIAAEQGAQAEEQDNAQLAATLLAIWAGAPFSDRELAQDYPFILGLRGRGEEDIREIAAGLLEQVESDEDLDAYIEALS, encoded by the coding sequence GTGAGTGGATGGGAAGCCGAGGTCTTTGAGGTAGAAAGCAATATCGATCTTCTAGACGAGCTCGCAGATCTCGATAGCGAGTCCATCGTGGAAGAAGTATCCGATCTGGTGCGTATTGCAGCCGAACAAGGAGCCCAGGCAGAAGAACAAGACAACGCCCAACTCGCGGCAACCCTGCTGGCCATTTGGGCAGGAGCCCCCTTTAGCGATCGCGAATTAGCCCAGGATTACCCCTTTATTCTTGGATTGCGCGGCAGGGGCGAGGAAGATATTAGAGAAATCGCCGCAGGCCTGTTGGAGCAGGTTGAAAGCGATGAAGATCTCGATGCCTATATCGAGGCTCTAAGCTAG
- a CDS encoding WhiB family transcriptional regulator, with the protein MEYMADNAAPRSRTAVELTLDELFGAVEQEWQEQALCAQTDPEAFFPEKGGSTREAKRICSACSVRDECLEFALEHDERFGIWGGLSERERRRLKNQIA; encoded by the coding sequence GTGGAATATATGGCTGATAACGCCGCACCTCGCTCTCGGACGGCAGTAGAGCTCACGCTTGACGAGCTATTCGGGGCAGTTGAGCAGGAGTGGCAAGAGCAAGCACTGTGCGCTCAAACTGATCCTGAGGCATTCTTCCCCGAAAAGGGCGGCTCGACCCGCGAAGCCAAGCGCATCTGCAGCGCCTGCTCGGTTCGTGATGAATGCCTGGAATTCGCGCTCGAGCACGATGAGCGCTTCGGTATCTGGGGTGGACTGTCTGAACGTGAGCGTCGTCGTCTAAAAAACCAGATCGCCTAA
- a CDS encoding DUF3499 domain-containing protein, with protein sequence MNHFRRCSRPGCGKPAVATLTYAYAQSTAVVGPLATSSDPHSWDLCEHHASKITAPLGWELLRVDALEEDDEDLTALAEAVRQAGRSSIEQPQLGQSEDIGRNHPVHRAQRKATRRAHLQVVHDAEKEH encoded by the coding sequence GTGAATCACTTCCGCCGATGCTCCCGACCAGGCTGCGGCAAGCCAGCCGTTGCAACGCTGACCTATGCCTATGCGCAATCGACCGCGGTGGTAGGCCCACTAGCTACAAGCAGCGACCCCCATAGCTGGGATCTATGTGAACATCACGCATCTAAAATCACCGCGCCACTCGGCTGGGAACTCCTGCGCGTAGACGCCCTTGAAGAAGATGATGAAGACCTCACCGCCTTAGCCGAGGCCGTGCGCCAAGCCGGGCGTTCGAGCATCGAGCAGCCGCAACTCGGCCAAAGCGAAGACATCGGCAGGAACCACCCAGTGCATCGAGCGCAGCGAAAAGCCACCCGCCGCGCCCACCTCCAAGTCGTGCACGACGCCGAAAAAGAGCACTAA
- a CDS encoding ABC transporter substrate-binding protein: MKHLNRTGAALACLALASGAALAGCSSDSDSSNSQAASTSSDSQARGPITFAMGKNDTDKIIPVIEAWNKEHPDEEVTLKELAGSADEQRETLVQSLQAGNDDYDVMALDLPWTAEFAARQWIVPLEGDYSVDTSALLQSTVDSATYNGTLYALPQNTNGQLLYRNTEFVPEAPENWQQLVESCEKIEDKDVDCLTLQLSQYEGLAVNTIDFIHGWGGNVMDGDTPSVDSEQSRAGIQAMVDGYKDGVIAKNSIAATEEETNQAFVGGETAMAVNWPYMFTTADAENSAVKGKYEVSPLVGKDGTGVSTLGGYNNGINVNSKHKATALDFMQFIVNEDNQKSFADASFPPVLASVYDDEAYVEKYPYLPALKISLENAKPRPVSPFYPAISKAIQDNATAALKDEKSVDDAAKDMQAAIANAAQ, encoded by the coding sequence ATGAAACACCTCAACCGCACCGGCGCAGCGCTTGCTTGCCTGGCACTAGCCTCTGGCGCTGCACTGGCCGGCTGCTCCTCCGATTCAGATTCTTCCAACTCTCAAGCAGCCTCCACCTCCAGCGATAGCCAAGCGCGTGGACCGATCACCTTTGCCATGGGCAAAAATGACACCGACAAGATCATCCCCGTGATCGAGGCCTGGAATAAAGAGCACCCCGATGAGGAAGTGACCCTCAAGGAGCTCGCAGGCTCTGCCGATGAGCAGCGCGAAACCCTCGTGCAATCCCTACAGGCAGGCAATGACGACTACGACGTCATGGCGCTCGACCTGCCGTGGACTGCAGAATTTGCCGCACGCCAGTGGATCGTGCCTCTTGAAGGCGACTACAGCGTCGATACCTCAGCCCTGCTGCAATCCACCGTGGATTCGGCCACCTATAACGGCACGCTGTATGCGCTTCCTCAAAACACCAATGGCCAGTTGCTGTATCGCAACACCGAGTTTGTGCCAGAGGCACCGGAGAACTGGCAGCAACTGGTAGAAAGCTGCGAAAAGATCGAAGACAAAGACGTCGATTGCCTCACCCTGCAGCTCAGCCAATACGAAGGCCTGGCGGTAAACACCATTGACTTCATCCACGGCTGGGGCGGCAATGTGATGGATGGCGATACCCCGAGCGTGGATTCAGAACAATCCCGCGCCGGTATTCAGGCCATGGTCGATGGCTACAAGGATGGTGTGATTGCCAAGAACTCCATCGCCGCTACCGAGGAAGAAACCAACCAGGCCTTCGTCGGCGGCGAAACCGCCATGGCAGTGAACTGGCCCTACATGTTCACCACCGCCGATGCAGAAAACTCAGCCGTAAAGGGCAAGTACGAGGTTTCGCCACTGGTGGGCAAAGATGGCACCGGTGTTTCCACCCTCGGTGGCTACAACAACGGCATCAACGTCAATTCCAAGCACAAGGCCACCGCATTGGACTTCATGCAGTTCATCGTGAACGAAGACAACCAGAAGTCCTTCGCAGATGCATCCTTCCCACCCGTGCTGGCCTCTGTGTACGACGATGAAGCCTATGTGGAAAAGTACCCCTACCTGCCGGCACTGAAGATCTCGCTGGAAAACGCCAAGCCGCGTCCTGTCAGCCCCTTCTACCCCGCCATTTCCAAGGCCATCCAAGACAATGCCACCGCGGCACTCAAGGATGAAAAGTCCGTCGACGACGCCGCTAAGGATATGCAGGCAGCCATCGCCAACGCAGCTCAATAA
- a CDS encoding glycosyltransferase family 2 protein translates to MNTPAIAVITVTYSPGEHLDAFLDSLEQATTGDTLCVLADNGSTDGVPELAASKRENVHFVPTGGNIGYGAGMNAGAAWLKGQDFSIDPEYFLIANPDVVFDPGSIDALIECAKRWPEAAAIGPYIRQDDGSAYPSARALPNLRNGIGHALLGTIWPSNPFTQEYRDGNRMDQERLAGWLSGSCLLLRWDAFERIGGFDERYFMYMEDVDLGDRLARAGYDNVFCPQAQITHAVGHAAAKTPESMLPAHHESAYRYQADRHPHWWQLPLRILLKVGLDLRAKLAVLNAKRKH, encoded by the coding sequence GTGAATACTCCAGCCATTGCCGTGATCACCGTTACCTACTCACCGGGTGAGCACCTGGACGCCTTCCTCGATTCTTTAGAGCAGGCCACCACGGGCGACACCCTGTGCGTATTAGCAGATAATGGTTCCACCGATGGCGTGCCAGAACTGGCTGCATCGAAGCGCGAGAACGTGCACTTTGTGCCCACCGGTGGCAATATCGGCTACGGCGCGGGCATGAACGCCGGTGCCGCATGGCTTAAAGGCCAGGACTTCTCCATCGACCCTGAGTATTTCCTTATTGCCAATCCCGATGTGGTGTTTGATCCAGGCAGCATTGATGCGCTGATCGAGTGCGCGAAGCGCTGGCCAGAAGCCGCGGCCATCGGGCCGTATATCCGCCAAGACGATGGCAGCGCCTACCCATCGGCGCGTGCCCTGCCAAACCTGCGCAACGGTATTGGCCATGCGCTGTTGGGCACGATTTGGCCATCAAACCCCTTTACCCAGGAATATCGCGATGGCAACCGCATGGATCAAGAACGCCTAGCCGGTTGGCTCTCGGGGTCCTGTTTGCTGCTGCGCTGGGATGCCTTTGAGCGTATCGGCGGTTTTGATGAGCGCTACTTCATGTACATGGAGGATGTGGATTTAGGTGATCGCCTCGCCCGCGCAGGCTACGACAATGTCTTTTGCCCCCAAGCACAGATCACCCACGCGGTAGGCCATGCCGCGGCCAAAACCCCGGAATCGATGTTGCCTGCCCACCATGAATCGGCCTATCGCTATCAGGCCGATCGTCATCCGCATTGGTGGCAGTTGCCCTTACGCATCCTGCTGAAGGTGGGCTTAGACCTTCGGGCAAAACTTGCTGTGCTGAACGCAAAGCGGAAGCACTAG
- a CDS encoding TIGR03089 family protein encodes MRLLEQLLAQDPAAPRLSIYDGDARLDFSAQTLDNWAAKVANMLREEFDLYPGDAISMDLPCSWQAVVLTLGCIAAEVEVRDGQDEDVLFAEAAPEGFDGELVLISRDPFGRGIEETGGTLPPGAIDFGPTVRVYGDVFPEPGPRLDAWTTKAEPQRVLLEGWQDVAGMRKALAPMAAGGSVVVVTGGVSQARLDEIARAERVDARIEV; translated from the coding sequence ATGCGCCTGCTTGAACAACTCCTTGCCCAAGACCCCGCAGCACCAAGGCTGAGCATCTATGACGGCGATGCACGCCTCGACTTTTCCGCCCAGACGCTTGATAACTGGGCGGCAAAGGTGGCCAATATGCTGCGCGAAGAATTCGACCTCTACCCCGGCGATGCCATCAGCATGGATCTACCGTGTAGCTGGCAAGCCGTGGTACTGACCTTGGGCTGCATCGCAGCCGAAGTGGAGGTGCGTGATGGCCAGGATGAGGATGTGCTTTTTGCAGAAGCTGCACCCGAAGGCTTTGATGGTGAGCTTGTGTTGATCAGCCGTGATCCTTTTGGCCGTGGCATCGAAGAAACCGGCGGCACGCTCCCACCCGGTGCCATTGATTTTGGCCCCACGGTGCGCGTCTATGGCGATGTATTTCCAGAGCCCGGGCCACGCCTTGATGCCTGGACTACCAAGGCCGAACCCCAGCGCGTGTTGCTTGAAGGGTGGCAGGACGTAGCGGGGATGAGAAAGGCGCTCGCGCCCATGGCTGCTGGCGGATCAGTGGTGGTGGTGACCGGGGGTGTAAGCCAGGCACGCTTGGATGAGATTGCTCGCGCCGAACGGGTGGACGCCAGGATTGAGGTCTAG
- a CDS encoding carbohydrate ABC transporter permease, producing MASPSRQRTTAFWLIAPALCVLAVVIGYPIVRAIYLSFQGDKGIDPATGLFSDGGFAGLEHYQYWLLQRCTSATGASTCPDGVIATDFWPAMGNTVFFTVVTVSLEIILGMGMALIMNREFRGRGLVRAAVLIPWAIPTAVTAKLWQFIFAERGIINSLLHEPIQWTTDPWAARTAVIIADVWKTTPFMALLILAGLQMIPKDVYEAAKVDGASTFQQFIHITLPLVRPALMVAVLFRTLDALRMYDLPVIMISPSSNSPAATISQLVVEDMRQGHFNSASALSTLIFLLIFAVAFVMIRFLGADIAGTREQRRQAKEQAKELAR from the coding sequence ATGGCCTCTCCCTCGCGGCAACGCACCACTGCCTTCTGGCTGATTGCGCCCGCCCTCTGCGTGCTCGCGGTAGTGATCGGCTACCCCATCGTGCGAGCCATCTACCTGTCCTTTCAAGGCGATAAAGGCATCGACCCCGCCACGGGTTTGTTTAGCGATGGTGGCTTCGCCGGCCTCGAGCACTACCAATACTGGCTACTGCAGCGATGCACCAGCGCCACCGGCGCAAGCACCTGCCCCGATGGAGTAATCGCCACCGACTTCTGGCCGGCCATGGGCAACACCGTCTTTTTCACGGTGGTGACGGTGAGCCTGGAAATCATCCTGGGTATGGGCATGGCGCTGATTATGAATCGGGAGTTCCGTGGCCGCGGGCTCGTCCGCGCAGCAGTGCTGATCCCCTGGGCGATTCCCACGGCAGTGACTGCGAAGCTGTGGCAATTCATCTTTGCCGAGCGCGGCATTATTAACTCGCTGCTCCACGAGCCGATCCAGTGGACCACCGACCCCTGGGCTGCGCGAACCGCGGTGATCATCGCCGATGTATGGAAAACCACGCCTTTTATGGCGCTGCTGATCCTGGCTGGCCTGCAGATGATCCCCAAAGACGTCTACGAAGCCGCCAAAGTGGACGGTGCAAGCACCTTCCAGCAATTCATCCACATCACCTTGCCACTGGTACGACCAGCATTGATGGTGGCGGTGCTGTTTAGAACCCTCGACGCGCTGCGCATGTACGACCTTCCGGTAATCATGATCTCGCCTTCTTCCAACTCGCCTGCTGCCACCATCTCCCAGCTCGTGGTGGAAGACATGCGCCAAGGGCACTTCAATTCCGCCTCGGCACTTTCCACCCTGATCTTCCTGCTGATCTTCGCGGTGGCCTTTGTCATGATCCGCTTCTTAGGTGCAGATATTGCTGGCACGCGCGAGCAACGTCGACAAGCGAAAGAACAAGCCAAGGAGTTAGCACGATGA
- the manA gene encoding mannose-6-phosphate isomerase, class I — MKKLIPSTQAYSWGSRTLIQQMRGEQASTKPLAELWYGAHPAAPATADEISLDTLIASDPEAALGTTVAQRYESTLPFLLKLLAADQPLSLQAHPSLEQAREGFARENAQGIDIHAHERNYRDDNHKPELLVALSEFHAMAGFRPLDQTRELFAALECEELNHYASLIAEEGEEENDLRALFTTWITIPSAARAELIDAVVAAAQQARDHVPAWMQLVLDHVIDLQQRHPGDIGVLGALLLNHLRLEPGEAIYLDAGNLHAYISGLGVEIMANSDNVLRGGLTPKYVDIPELVHVLRFDTLADPVVEPIDGRYEVPSEEFALRSVHIDGAFTLEHAGPAIVLCTQGNLRAGELSLEPTEALWIDAQDAQVRLEGEGEVFIATVGGA, encoded by the coding sequence ATGAAGAAGCTGATCCCGAGCACCCAAGCCTATTCCTGGGGCTCAAGGACTCTGATTCAACAGATGCGTGGCGAGCAAGCAAGCACGAAGCCCCTGGCAGAACTCTGGTACGGGGCGCACCCAGCAGCACCGGCCACCGCAGATGAGATCAGCCTCGATACGCTCATCGCCAGCGACCCCGAAGCAGCCTTGGGCACCACCGTGGCGCAGCGCTACGAGTCCACCTTGCCCTTCTTGCTCAAGCTGCTTGCAGCAGACCAGCCACTGAGCCTGCAGGCGCACCCATCCTTAGAGCAGGCCAGAGAAGGCTTTGCCCGCGAGAATGCCCAGGGCATTGATATCCACGCCCATGAGCGCAACTACCGCGACGATAACCATAAGCCAGAGCTCTTGGTGGCCTTAAGCGAATTCCACGCCATGGCAGGTTTTCGCCCCCTGGATCAAACCCGTGAGCTTTTCGCCGCCCTCGAGTGTGAGGAGCTCAACCACTACGCCTCGCTGATTGCTGAAGAAGGCGAAGAAGAAAACGACCTTCGTGCGCTGTTTACCACCTGGATTACCATCCCCTCGGCCGCACGAGCCGAGCTGATCGATGCAGTAGTAGCAGCAGCGCAACAAGCACGCGATCACGTACCAGCGTGGATGCAGCTCGTGTTGGATCACGTGATTGATCTGCAACAGCGCCACCCCGGCGATATTGGTGTCCTTGGAGCGCTGCTGTTGAATCACCTTCGCCTTGAACCAGGCGAAGCCATCTACTTAGACGCCGGCAACCTGCACGCCTATATCTCCGGCCTTGGCGTTGAGATTATGGCCAACTCCGACAATGTGCTTCGCGGCGGGCTGACCCCAAAGTATGTAGACATCCCAGAACTGGTGCATGTGCTGCGCTTTGACACCCTGGCCGATCCGGTAGTCGAGCCGATAGACGGCCGCTATGAGGTGCCCAGCGAAGAATTTGCGCTGCGCAGCGTGCACATCGACGGCGCGTTCACACTCGAACACGCAGGCCCTGCGATCGTGCTGTGTACCCAAGGCAATCTGCGCGCAGGCGAGCTTAGCCTTGAGCCCACCGAGGCATTGTGGATCGATGCCCAAGATGCACAGGTGCGCCTGGAAGGCGAGGGGGAAGTCTTTATCGCCACCGTGGGTGGAGCTTAA
- a CDS encoding phosphomannomutase/phosphoglucomutase, with protein sequence MRSREAVTSVIKAYDVRGVVDQDIDAEFIYEVGQAFGALMREEGATRVAVGHDMRPSSPELSQAFAKGVNAQGVDVLALGLTSTDQLYFASGEFDCPGAMFTASHNPAEYNGIKLCRSGARPVGQASGLAQIVDMLVEGVPSYEGAHGSITEEDTLAAYGAFLRGLVDLSGIRHLKVAVDAANGMAGHTVPEVFKGLNIDIEPLYFELDGTFPNHEANPLDPKNLTDLQAFTPKVGADIGLAFDGDADRCFVVDELGQPVSPSAICAIVAQRYLQEHPGATIIHNLITSKTVPEIIQEHGGTAVRTRVGHSFIKAQMAEHKAVFGGEHSAHYYFQEFFNADSGILAALHVLAALGQQDRPLSELMASYTRYAASGEINSKLASAEQQQERAQAVIDAFRDRAASIDDLDGYTVELAQSPAWFNVRASNTEPLLRLNVEAPTEDEVASLVEEILAIIRA encoded by the coding sequence ATGCGCTCTCGCGAAGCAGTCACCAGCGTGATCAAGGCATACGACGTCCGAGGCGTTGTAGATCAAGACATCGACGCTGAGTTCATCTACGAGGTCGGCCAAGCCTTCGGCGCACTCATGCGAGAAGAAGGCGCTACCCGCGTGGCCGTCGGCCACGATATGCGCCCCTCATCACCGGAGCTTTCCCAAGCCTTTGCCAAGGGTGTCAACGCCCAAGGCGTAGACGTGCTCGCCCTTGGCCTGACCTCTACCGATCAGCTCTACTTTGCCTCCGGCGAATTCGACTGCCCAGGCGCGATGTTTACCGCCTCGCACAACCCGGCTGAATACAACGGCATCAAACTGTGCCGCTCTGGTGCACGCCCCGTAGGCCAAGCCAGCGGCCTGGCACAGATCGTAGACATGCTCGTAGAAGGCGTGCCCAGCTACGAAGGCGCGCACGGCAGCATCACCGAAGAAGACACCCTGGCAGCCTATGGTGCATTCTTGCGCGGCCTGGTGGACTTAAGCGGTATTCGCCACCTGAAGGTGGCCGTGGACGCAGCCAACGGCATGGCAGGCCACACCGTGCCCGAGGTATTCAAAGGCCTCAACATCGACATCGAACCACTGTACTTCGAGCTCGACGGCACCTTCCCCAACCACGAGGCCAACCCGCTTGATCCTAAAAACCTCACTGACCTCCAAGCATTCACACCGAAAGTCGGCGCCGATATCGGACTTGCCTTCGACGGCGATGCCGACCGCTGCTTCGTGGTCGACGAACTCGGCCAGCCGGTGAGCCCCTCGGCTATTTGCGCAATCGTGGCGCAGCGCTACCTCCAAGAACACCCCGGCGCCACCATCATTCACAACCTGATTACCTCGAAAACCGTGCCGGAAATCATTCAAGAGCACGGCGGTACCGCGGTGCGCACCCGCGTTGGGCACTCCTTTATCAAAGCGCAGATGGCAGAACACAAGGCCGTCTTCGGTGGAGAGCACTCCGCGCACTACTACTTCCAGGAATTCTTCAACGCCGACTCCGGCATCCTGGCAGCCCTGCACGTGCTTGCAGCTCTTGGCCAGCAAGACCGCCCGCTGTCTGAACTCATGGCCAGCTACACCCGCTACGCGGCATCGGGCGAGATCAACTCCAAGCTTGCGTCTGCCGAACAGCAGCAGGAACGCGCACAGGCCGTCATCGATGCATTCCGCGATCGCGCAGCCTCCATCGATGATCTCGACGGATACACCGTTGAGCTTGCCCAGTCCCCGGCGTGGTTCAATGTGCGCGCCTCGAACACCGAGCCGCTATTGCGCCTGAATGTTGAAGCCCCCACCGAGGATGAAGTGGCATCCTTAGTGGAAGAGATCTTGGCCATCATCCGCGCCTAG
- a CDS encoding sugar phosphate nucleotidyltransferase, which yields MTKQSRSETTDAVILVGGKGTRLRPLTVNTPKPMLPTAGVPFLKHLLARIQAAGIRHVVLGTSFKAEVFEEYFGNGEDMGLEIEYVVEDQPLGTGGGIRNVADKLRADTVMVFNGDVLGGAELGPILDAHHHNDADVTLHLVRVPDPRAFGCVPTDADGRVQAFLEKTEDPPTDQINAGCYVFKRSVIEEIPKNRVVSVERDTFPLLLEQGRRVFGHVDNAYWRDMGTPGDFVRGSSDLVRGIAPSPLLEGKTGESLVDESAGVRDGALLLGGTVIGRGTEVGAGCRLDDVVVFDGVTIEPGAVIEDSIIAAGARIGANARIRGAVIGEGAVVGARCELLDGMRVWPGVELPDSGIRFSSDA from the coding sequence ATGACGAAGCAGAGTCGAAGCGAAACCACCGACGCCGTCATTTTGGTCGGCGGCAAGGGAACGCGTTTGCGTCCCTTAACGGTGAATACGCCGAAGCCTATGCTGCCGACTGCCGGAGTGCCCTTTTTAAAGCACCTGCTTGCCCGCATTCAGGCCGCGGGTATCCGCCACGTGGTGCTTGGCACCTCGTTTAAGGCCGAGGTATTCGAGGAATACTTTGGCAATGGCGAGGATATGGGCTTAGAAATTGAATACGTTGTAGAAGATCAGCCGCTTGGCACCGGCGGTGGTATTCGCAACGTCGCCGATAAGCTGCGTGCAGATACCGTGATGGTGTTTAACGGCGATGTGCTCGGTGGCGCTGAACTTGGCCCCATCCTTGACGCCCACCACCACAATGATGCCGATGTGACCTTGCATTTGGTGCGCGTGCCTGATCCGCGCGCTTTTGGTTGTGTGCCCACTGATGCCGATGGCCGGGTGCAGGCCTTCTTGGAAAAGACCGAGGATCCGCCAACTGATCAGATCAACGCCGGTTGTTACGTGTTTAAGCGTTCGGTGATCGAGGAGATTCCTAAAAATCGCGTGGTCTCTGTCGAGCGCGACACCTTCCCGCTGCTGCTTGAGCAGGGCCGCCGCGTGTTCGGGCATGTAGATAATGCTTATTGGCGCGATATGGGCACCCCGGGCGATTTTGTTCGTGGTTCCTCTGATTTGGTGCGCGGCATTGCTCCTTCGCCGCTGCTTGAGGGAAAGACTGGCGAGTCGCTTGTCGACGAATCCGCTGGGGTTCGTGACGGGGCGTTGCTGCTTGGTGGCACTGTGATTGGTCGTGGCACCGAGGTTGGTGCTGGCTGCCGCTTAGACGATGTGGTGGTCTTTGATGGTGTGACCATTGAGCCAGGTGCGGTGATTGAAGATTCCATCATTGCTGCCGGTGCTCGAATTGGTGCCAATGCTCGTATCCGTGGAGCGGTGATCGGCGAGGGTGCTGTGGTGGGTGCTCGTTGTGAATTGCTCGATGGCATGCGCGTGTGGCCTGGTGTTGAGCTGCCAGATTCGGGGATCCGCTTTAGCTCTGACGCTTAG